The genomic window AGATTTCTTCATTTTTTGGATTCCTTGAGGAAAGATACTCTGAAAAACCGATGGCAATAATCAGCCAAATCGAACCAATCAGATATCCTCCCCAGACGTCACTCACATAATGAACACCCAGATAAAGTCTGCTAAATCCTATCAACATTATGAGGACTATACCAATAAAAAAAGTGTCTATCTTTCTTTTCCACTGACTTAATTTTTTTATTAGGAGATAAGTAAAAAATCCATAAAGTGCAACCGCTATTGATGCATGCCCACTTGGAAATGAAAAAGAACTTTCAGGGTAAATTGCCACTCCAGGTCTGGCACGATGAAAAATAAATTTTCCTGTATAAGTAAAAAAAAAGTTTCCTGTGATGCATAATAAAAGAGGAATTATGTAGAACCGTTTTCTCCACAACCATAAAATTAAAATAGAAGCAACAGTAAAAATCATCACAACTTGCCATTTTCCTAAAAATGTAATCCAAAAGAAAAATTTTGTCAGGCCGGGATTTCTAAAAATAGCGATCATATTTGCTATTCTGATATCTGCTGAGACAATTATATCTGAGTTTATAATATCTTCGATAATTCCTCCAAAAAGCAACAGGACATAAAGAAGAGCCAAAGAAAAAAGGGTGAGAGGTAGTCCATAAAAGCTATTCCTATTTAATCTTTTTTGTAGAAAGTCGAAAAAAGCTTTATGTTGTTTGACCAATTTTTGTATTTCAGGATTTTCAATTATGGCCTGCTTTACAGACCTGCCCACTGAAAGTAAAAAAGTAAGTATAAATTTGCCTTTTTTTATTAGAAAAATTTTAAGAATATAGAGTACAATAAATAATGATATAAAAATAGCTAAAAAAAACCCAGCACGGGTCAGCCATATTTTTACAAAATCAAGAGACTGAGCAAAGAAATATCCGGGTAAAACCCAGAAGAGACCCCATCCTATGGCTCCCAGAATATTCCAAATCATAAAAGAAGTTCTTTTCATTCTGAATATGCCTGCAATTAAAGGAATGATCTCTTTTATACTAGGAATAAAACGACCAATAAAAACACTTTTAGAACCGT from uncultured Ilyobacter sp. includes these protein-coding regions:
- a CDS encoding LssY C-terminal domain-containing protein encodes the protein MDFIRLLLPKIETFHTLGYWIAFLAALLETTIGVGLLIPGSAIVLFMGALAAKGYLDLGDLIWFAAMGAIIGDNINYFIGKKYGSKILFKNFRFIKPNYYKKGEVFFKKHGSKSVFIGRFIPSIKEIIPLIAGIFRMKRTSFMIWNILGAIGWGLFWVLPGYFFAQSLDFVKIWLTRAGFFLAIFISLFIVLYILKIFLIKKGKFILTFLLSVGRSVKQAIIENPEIQKLVKQHKAFFDFLQKRLNRNSFYGLPLTLFSLALLYVLLLFGGIIEDIINSDIIVSADIRIANMIAIFRNPGLTKFFFWITFLGKWQVVMIFTVASILILWLWRKRFYIIPLLLCITGNFFFTYTGKFIFHRARPGVAIYPESSFSFPSGHASIAVALYGFFTYLLIKKLSQWKRKIDTFFIGIVLIMLIGFSRLYLGVHYVSDVWGGYLIGSIWLIIAIGFSEYLSSRNPKNEEIYKKTRKQIITSFIIVISLSIYIVFSINYQLPPLKQPEKISPITTADPKTIFNIDQLKYTETVLGDPQEPLSFIIAAKDDKHLIHLFENSGWILADNITLSTIMRLAYASFGKKSYPKAPMTPDFWNSNVHDFGFEKETDLNNVRTRHHSRFWKTDYITANGYRLYVGTASFDSSMKFGVVHHIDPDIDTEREFLFNDIKKTGMIADFQKHQFVSPKLGSNFSGDPFFTDGKLYLIFLK